The following proteins are encoded in a genomic region of Channa argus isolate prfri chromosome 3, Channa argus male v1.0, whole genome shotgun sequence:
- the septin3 gene encoding neuronal-specific septin-3 isoform X1, translating to MPEEKLESPLEKSWSPSVAHRPFSTNRSGIISKGVLPSQPQHSVYQRPEETAALLQPQYSSADRAFIMDEPEDPYYVTMYYPGSVYVDMSDIVPPEVRPKPAVPAKPPNVGAPSPSSSFPPQGPGIGVGGGVSAPPPSGIPVPIGSHGPSLGGSVVHSVGHAAGLGGVHTATHSGGHGHGGSNISSGGSTLLGYIGIDTIIEQMRKKTMKTGFDFNIMVVGHSGLGKSTLVNTLFKSQVSRRSTGWARDEKIPKTVEIKAVSHVIEEGGVKMKLTVVDTPGFGDLINNDNCWEPISKFINEQYEKFLKEEVNITRKKRIPDTRVHCCLYFISPTGHSLRQLDIEFMKRLSHSVNIIPVIAKADTMTIEERQEFKQRVRKELEMSGIEFYPQKEFDEDMEDKSDNDKIREAMPFAVVGSDKEYQVNGKRVLGRKTAWGIVEVENPIHCEFAQLRDFLIRSHLQDLKEVTHNIHYETYRAKRLNENGGLHPISSSDTQESNL from the exons ATGCCTGAGGAGAAACTAGAATCTCCTTTAGAGAAAAGCTGGTCTCCATCTGTGGCCCACCGCCCATTCAGCACTAACAGATCTGGCATAATTTCAAAAGGGGTCCTGCCATCCCAACCACAACACAGTGTGTACCAGAGACCAGAAGAGACAGCGGCTTTGCTTCAGCCACAATACTCTTCAGCAGACAGAGCATTTATCATGGACGAACCAGAGGACCCCTATTACGTCACCATGTATTACCCTGGTTCAGTGTATGTGG ACATGTCAGACATAGTTCCTCCAGAAGTCAGACCCAAACCAGCTGTCCCAGCCAAACCCCCAAATGTGGGGGCTCCTTCCCCTTCCAGCTCCTTCCCACCCCAAGGGCCAGGCATTGGAGTAGGAGGTGGtgtctctgctcctcctccaaGTGGGATTCCAGTTCCCATCGGGAGTCATGGCCCATCCCTTGGAGGCAGTGTGGTACACAGTGTTGGCCACGCTGCAGGCCTCGGTGGGGTTcacactgcaacacacagcGGAGGTCATGGCCACGGAGGCTCCAACATCTCTAGCGGGGGATCCACTTTGCTGGGGTACATTGGTATTGACACCATCATTGAGCAGATGAGGaagaagacaatgaagacagGCTTTGATTTCAATATTATGGTAGTAG GTCACAGCGGTTTGGGAAAGTCAACTCTTGTGAACACCTTGTTCAAGTCCCAGGTGAGCAGAAGGAGCACAGGGTGGGCTCGTGATGAGAAGATCCCCAAAACAGTGGAGATCAAAGCAGTGTCTCATG tcatTGAGGAGGGTGGTGTGAAAATGAAGCTGACAGTTGTCGACACTCCAGGCTTTGGAGAcctaataaataatgacaacTG ctggGAGCCCATTTCCAAGTTCATCAATGAGCAGTATGAGAAGTTCCTAAAAGAGGAGGTCAACATCACCAGAAAGAAACGCATCCCTGACACCAGGGTTCACTGCTGTCTGTATTTCATCTCCCCAACTGGACACTC ACTGCGGCAGTTAGACATTGAGTTTATGAAGCGCTTGAGTCACTCAGTCAACATTATTCCTGTCATTGCCAAAGCAGACACGATGACCATCGAGGAGAGACAGGAGTTCAAACAGCGA GTAAGGAAGGAGCTGGAGATGAGTGGAATTGAATTCTACCCACAGAAGGAATTTGACGAGGACATGGAGGACAAAAGTGACAATGACAAGATCAGA GAGGCGATGCCCTTTGCTGTGGTGGGCAGCGACAAAGAATATCAAGTGAATGGCAAGCGAGTTCTGGGGAGGAAGACAGCTTGGGGAATTGTAGAAG ttgaAAATCCCATCCATTGTGAATTTGCTCAACTGAGAGATTTCCTAATCag GTCTCATCTCCAGGATTTGAAGGAGGTCACTCATAACATTCACTATGAAACTTACCGTGCCAAGAGACTGAACGAGAATGGAGGTCTGCACCCCATATCCTCCAGTGACACCCAAGAAAGCAACCTGTAG
- the septin3 gene encoding neuronal-specific septin-3 isoform X2: protein MSDIVPPEVRPKPAVPAKPPNVGAPSPSSSFPPQGPGIGVGGGVSAPPPSGIPVPIGSHGPSLGGSVVHSVGHAAGLGGVHTATHSGGHGHGGSNISSGGSTLLGYIGIDTIIEQMRKKTMKTGFDFNIMVVGHSGLGKSTLVNTLFKSQVSRRSTGWARDEKIPKTVEIKAVSHVIEEGGVKMKLTVVDTPGFGDLINNDNCWEPISKFINEQYEKFLKEEVNITRKKRIPDTRVHCCLYFISPTGHSLRQLDIEFMKRLSHSVNIIPVIAKADTMTIEERQEFKQRVRKELEMSGIEFYPQKEFDEDMEDKSDNDKIREAMPFAVVGSDKEYQVNGKRVLGRKTAWGIVEVENPIHCEFAQLRDFLIRSHLQDLKEVTHNIHYETYRAKRLNENGGLHPISSSDTQESNL from the exons ATGTCAGACATAGTTCCTCCAGAAGTCAGACCCAAACCAGCTGTCCCAGCCAAACCCCCAAATGTGGGGGCTCCTTCCCCTTCCAGCTCCTTCCCACCCCAAGGGCCAGGCATTGGAGTAGGAGGTGGtgtctctgctcctcctccaaGTGGGATTCCAGTTCCCATCGGGAGTCATGGCCCATCCCTTGGAGGCAGTGTGGTACACAGTGTTGGCCACGCTGCAGGCCTCGGTGGGGTTcacactgcaacacacagcGGAGGTCATGGCCACGGAGGCTCCAACATCTCTAGCGGGGGATCCACTTTGCTGGGGTACATTGGTATTGACACCATCATTGAGCAGATGAGGaagaagacaatgaagacagGCTTTGATTTCAATATTATGGTAGTAG GTCACAGCGGTTTGGGAAAGTCAACTCTTGTGAACACCTTGTTCAAGTCCCAGGTGAGCAGAAGGAGCACAGGGTGGGCTCGTGATGAGAAGATCCCCAAAACAGTGGAGATCAAAGCAGTGTCTCATG tcatTGAGGAGGGTGGTGTGAAAATGAAGCTGACAGTTGTCGACACTCCAGGCTTTGGAGAcctaataaataatgacaacTG ctggGAGCCCATTTCCAAGTTCATCAATGAGCAGTATGAGAAGTTCCTAAAAGAGGAGGTCAACATCACCAGAAAGAAACGCATCCCTGACACCAGGGTTCACTGCTGTCTGTATTTCATCTCCCCAACTGGACACTC ACTGCGGCAGTTAGACATTGAGTTTATGAAGCGCTTGAGTCACTCAGTCAACATTATTCCTGTCATTGCCAAAGCAGACACGATGACCATCGAGGAGAGACAGGAGTTCAAACAGCGA GTAAGGAAGGAGCTGGAGATGAGTGGAATTGAATTCTACCCACAGAAGGAATTTGACGAGGACATGGAGGACAAAAGTGACAATGACAAGATCAGA GAGGCGATGCCCTTTGCTGTGGTGGGCAGCGACAAAGAATATCAAGTGAATGGCAAGCGAGTTCTGGGGAGGAAGACAGCTTGGGGAATTGTAGAAG ttgaAAATCCCATCCATTGTGAATTTGCTCAACTGAGAGATTTCCTAATCag GTCTCATCTCCAGGATTTGAAGGAGGTCACTCATAACATTCACTATGAAACTTACCGTGCCAAGAGACTGAACGAGAATGGAGGTCTGCACCCCATATCCTCCAGTGACACCCAAGAAAGCAACCTGTAG